In Phycisphaerae bacterium RAS2, the DNA window GCTCACCCGTCCCCGTCGGAATTCGCGACGGGTCGCGCAAACTGAATCGCGTTAAGTGATCCGAACCGTCTCAATCCGCCAAGATCAGGCCTGGACCTGTTGTGACGGATTGCGCCGCACCTGCGACGGCCGAATGGACTTGATTTGATTCTTGCCCGCGGCCTTGGCTTTGTAGAGCGCCTCATCGGCGAGATGCACCAGTTCGATGCACGTCCCTGGCAGATTGTCTTCACGACTGGCCAGACCGATGGACAGCGACACAAAGTGCGCATCGGGCATGCGGCGGAGCAATTCGCGTTTGAAGCGCGTCAGGATGCGCTCGGCGCTGGCGGTCGCCTCGGCCGGCGTGGTGCGCGGGAAGAGCACGGCGAACTCATCACCGCCGTAGCGCACCGGCACGTCCGCCTCGCGGATGCATGCCAGCAGCACTTCGGAGGTGATCTGAAGCAGCTGGTCGCCCATGTGGTGGCCGAGCGTGTCGTTGACCTGCTTGAAGTTGTCGAGGTCCAGCATCATGCAGGTGATTTCGGTGTTGTAGCGCGCCGCCTCGGCAAAGAGCTGGGCGAGCACGTCGTTGAAATGACGCCGGTTGTAAAGGCCCGTCAGCGAATCGCGCGAGGCCATCTCCGCCAGGCGCATGTTCGCGCGCTCCAGGTCGAGCGTTCGCTCGCGCACACGATCTTCCAGTTCGGCGTTCAGCTTGACCAGCTTCTCATGTGAGCCGTTCAACTGATCAGCCATGCCGTTGAATGCGCGCTTCAAGTCGGCGATTTCGCCCCATTCATGTTGACTCACGGCGACGCGCACGTCCCGCTGGCCTGCAGCGAACGCCGTCACTGCCTCCGCCAGCCGGTTGATCGGCGCGATGACCACGCGCACTGCCTGGAACCCGACCGGAACCATCAACAACGCAACAGCGACACACAGCCAGATGATGTCCTGCCGCAAACGAGCCAGCCGGGCGCCCGCCGACGTCATGCTGACACCCAGCCGAACGAACCCGACGGTCGGCGCGGCAAGGCCGCTGGCTTCGGGCGATATCACCGTCACGGGGTAAACAACGTCGATGCGCGGGCCGAATTCGCCGTGGTGCAACAACCGCGGCTGATTGATCGGATCGACGAGAACGCGGTTCGTGCCGTCGACAAGCAGGCTGTTGATGTTTCCTGCGCCGCGCTGACAACTGGCGAGGATTTCACCGGAGATGTCCGTGAAGACGAGGTAGGCGATTTCACCCTGCGAGACGCAGGCCTGGGCCGTCCGGGTCAGGGCTGACCGATCCTGCTGGGCCACTTCGCCGCTGCTGGAAAAGGCCACGGCCCGGGCGATGTCCGTGGTATGCCGGCGCGATTCGGCCAGCGTGAGCGAAGAAGAAAAGCGCGAGTAGGTCCAGCCGCACAACCCCGTGGCGACCACGACGATGACGGCGAGCAGCGCGGTCGTTCGGAATTGAAGCCCAAACAGCCCGCGACGCAGTTGGATGGCGCTTTCTGCCACGGCAGCCTCCTGGGAGCTTCGGTGACGGATTCGCGCCCGCTCGGAGCAGCGACTCCGGTTCAGTGTTCAATATCGAGTAGGCAGCGGCACAACTTTGTCGTGAAATTCACTCCGCGTCCCCGGCGTCCTAGAATGACTTGCCGGAGTCCGGCTCGCATGAGGCGGGCGGCATTCCAGACTTGTCCGGGTTGTGCGATCTCGGACTTGAAACAGTCCCAATGCCAGCGATAATGTGTCAGCGCCGCGGGAGGTAGCAGACGAGCTTTCGCGGCACGATGGTGAGTGTAGCTCAGTTGGTTAGAGCACTAGGTTGTGGTCCTAGGGGTCGCGGGTTCGAATCCCGTCACTCACCCGTTATCAACTGTTTCGCCGGCAATCAGGAGACACGGGGACCGGCCAGGCAGGTTGCCGGCAATCCCGATCTGACATCGCGTCGATCCGCTGCCGGAGGGCGCCCACGAGATGGAGTATCGATTCTCACTCGATCAGCCGGCGTTCCTGCTGCTGCTCCTCGTGTTGCTGGCGATTCCTTATCTCTCTTTTCGTACGCTTGCGTCCTTGGGCCGCACGCGTCGGGCGATGGCCCTGACGGTTCGCAGCCTCGTGCTGGGGTTGCTCATCTTCGCGCTGGCGGGCATCGAGTCCGTCCGGCGGGTGGACGATCAGACCGTCGTCTTCGTTCTCGACACCTCGAACAGCGTCCCGTCCAGGCTTCAGCAGGCGGCCTTTGAGTTTCTGCAGCGCGCCGTCGGTGGGATGCGCCCGGGAAAGGACCGCGTCGCGGTTCTCGGCTTCGACGGACAGGTCTCCATCGATCAGCCACCTCGGACGACACTCGAAACTGATCGTGCCCCGACCGCCGCACGACCTGATCGCACCGACCTCGCCCGTGCCCTGCGCATGGCGTCGGCCCTGCTTCCGCCCGACACGGCCAAGCGAGTCGTCGTTCTTTCCGACGGAAACGAAACGACCCCCGACGGAATCGACGAGGCGGTCGCCCTTAGCGCCAACAGCGTGCCGGTCGATGTCGTCCCGATCCTGCACGAGCGAAGGCGAGAGGTCGTGATGGATCGCATGGTCGCGCCGAATCGCGCCCGACAGAACGATACGGTCAGCGTCGGCGTTCTGCTCCGCGCAGACGGACCCGTCACCGGTCGGCTCGCACTTTCCTACAACGACCGATTCGTCGATCTTGATCCGCAGAGCACGGGGCTGGAAATGCCGGTCCAGCTTAAGGAAGGTCTCAATCGATTCGCCTTCCCCATTCCGCTGACCCGGCCCGGCGCGCATCGATTTCGCGCGACCTTCACGCCCGACGATCCATCCATGGACGCCGTCGTGGAGAACAACGTGGCCGACGCCTGCACAGTTGTTGCAGCGAAGGATCGCGTACTTTTTGTCAAGGACGCATCGCTGGGCCGCACTGCGGAAAACGTCTCGGCTGACTTATTGGTCGAGGCGCTTCGGCAGGAAGAACTGGAATGCGACCTGCTGGACATCGACGACGCCGTGCTTGATCTGCCATCGTTGATGAACTATTCGCTCGTCGTTCTGCAGAATATCTCCGCCAGCTATTTGTCATCCGAAGCGCAGGCGTCGCTCGTAGCCTACGTGCAGGACGTCGGCGGCGGCCTCATCGTGCTGGGCGGGGACCAGTCCTTCAGCGTCGGCGGCTATGAGAACACGCTTCTTGAGCGGGTCCTTCCCGTTGAGACCAGTCGCCAGAAACTGCAGCTCATGAGCACGGCGCTGGTGCTCGTCATCGACCGTTCCGGATCGATGGGTGGTCAAAAGCTGACCCTCGCGCAGAAATCCGCCATCGCGTCCATGGAACTGCTTAGCTCGCTCGACTGGATCGGTGTCGTCTCGTTTGACTTCGTTGCAACGTGGGATGTTCCGATGGTGAAGTGCAGCAATCGGGCTGACATTCGCCGGCGAATCGGTTCGATCGACGTCGGCGGCGGCACCAACATGTACCCGGCATTGAAACAAGCCCACGCGGCCTTGAAGGGGGTCAACGCCGGCGTGCGCCACGTCATCGCTCTCACCGATGGTCAATCCGTCCCCGGCGATTTCGACAACGCAGCCAACGCCATGCGGCGGGATGGAATCACCATCTCCACGATTGCCGTTGGCGACGATGCGGACCGCCCCCTGCTGGCGCGAATCGCGAAGATCGGCGGCGGCCGGACCTACCTCGCAGACTCGCCCGAGGCCGTGCCGCGCATCTTCGTTCGAGAGACCATGCTGGCCGGCCGAGCGGGCATTTACCAAAAGTCCTTCTCACCCAAACTCACGCCGACGCTTGACGACGAAATCACGCGCGGGCTTTCCGGGGCATCGCTCCCTCGTCTGGGTGCGTACGTCATCACCGCGCTGAAACGCGACGCCCACGCAGCCATCGTCAATCCCACGACGGAGAAATCGGACCCGATCCTCGCCTATTGGCAGGTCGGGCTGGGTCGAACGATCGCGTTCACCAGCGGCTTGTGGCCGAAATGGGGACCGGATTGGCCGAACTGGTCCGGCTTTGGCAAACTCTGGAGCCAGGCGGCGCGCTGGGCCGCCCGGCGTGAGAGCGCCGCGGACATGGAATTATCTACAACTGTAGAAGGCGAGTCCTTCGTGGTGCGCGTGGACATGGGCGACGATGCGCCGGGCGCGGATCTGCAAAGCCAGGTCGTCGGCCGCGTGATCGACCCTTCCTACCAGGGTGCGCCGATTCGGCTCGACCAGACCGGCGCCGGGCAATACATCGCGCGAATTCCCATTTCGCAGGCCGGCAACTACGTCATTCGCCTTGCCGGCCGCAGCGGGTCGGGAGATTCGGCAACGCCGCGCGAAGCCGTGGCCGTCCTGAACGCGCCCTACTCGCCTGAGTTTCGCGAACTGCATTCCAACGA includes these proteins:
- the adrA_1 gene encoding putative diguanylate cyclase AdrA, encoding MAESAIQLRRGLFGLQFRTTALLAVIVVVATGLCGWTYSRFSSSLTLAESRRHTTDIARAVAFSSSGEVAQQDRSALTRTAQACVSQGEIAYLVFTDISGEILASCQRGAGNINSLLVDGTNRVLVDPINQPRLLHHGEFGPRIDVVYPVTVISPEASGLAAPTVGFVRLGVSMTSAGARLARLRQDIIWLCVAVALLMVPVGFQAVRVVIAPINRLAEAVTAFAAGQRDVRVAVSQHEWGEIADLKRAFNGMADQLNGSHEKLVKLNAELEDRVRERTLDLERANMRLAEMASRDSLTGLYNRRHFNDVLAQLFAEAARYNTEITCMMLDLDNFKQVNDTLGHHMGDQLLQITSEVLLACIREADVPVRYGGDEFAVLFPRTTPAEATASAERILTRFKRELLRRMPDAHFVSLSIGLASREDNLPGTCIELVHLADEALYKAKAAGKNQIKSIRPSQVRRNPSQQVQA
- a CDS encoding von Willebrand factor type A domain protein, with amino-acid sequence MEYRFSLDQPAFLLLLLVLLAIPYLSFRTLASLGRTRRAMALTVRSLVLGLLIFALAGIESVRRVDDQTVVFVLDTSNSVPSRLQQAAFEFLQRAVGGMRPGKDRVAVLGFDGQVSIDQPPRTTLETDRAPTAARPDRTDLARALRMASALLPPDTAKRVVVLSDGNETTPDGIDEAVALSANSVPVDVVPILHERRREVVMDRMVAPNRARQNDTVSVGVLLRADGPVTGRLALSYNDRFVDLDPQSTGLEMPVQLKEGLNRFAFPIPLTRPGAHRFRATFTPDDPSMDAVVENNVADACTVVAAKDRVLFVKDASLGRTAENVSADLLVEALRQEELECDLLDIDDAVLDLPSLMNYSLVVLQNISASYLSSEAQASLVAYVQDVGGGLIVLGGDQSFSVGGYENTLLERVLPVETSRQKLQLMSTALVLVIDRSGSMGGQKLTLAQKSAIASMELLSSLDWIGVVSFDFVATWDVPMVKCSNRADIRRRIGSIDVGGGTNMYPALKQAHAALKGVNAGVRHVIALTDGQSVPGDFDNAANAMRRDGITISTIAVGDDADRPLLARIAKIGGGRTYLADSPEAVPRIFVRETMLAGRAGIYQKSFSPKLTPTLDDEITRGLSGASLPRLGAYVITALKRDAHAAIVNPTTEKSDPILAYWQVGLGRTIAFTSGLWPKWGPDWPNWSGFGKLWSQAARWAARRESAADMELSTTVEGESFVVRVDMGDDAPGADLQSQVVGRVIDPSYQGAPIRLDQTGAGQYIARIPISQAGNYVIRLAGRSGSGDSATPREAVAVLNAPYSPEFRELHSNERLLKEIAHATGGRVLAHEKPDAVFDATSIRHLNVHRPLRNALLIIAVAVFLLDVAVRRLSITPQDAAAFLRRFVASLTPGGHTAKVETVLSNLKDVRTRSRGTLVRESEALAPGSAAAPRPDPDVWPARPEPGAGQSAAPSTSTNIAETLTGKPVDAKRAAPKPSGPAADQPAEATTARLLKSRRSRRDSNS